Proteins co-encoded in one Rhopalosiphum maidis isolate BTI-1 chromosome 2, ASM367621v3, whole genome shotgun sequence genomic window:
- the LOC113552150 gene encoding solute carrier family 35 member C2 isoform X3: MRIPIVQLSWDSKVSKIAPIGISSGIDVGFSNWGLELVNVSLYTMTKSTAIIFVLVNALILRLEKASVVLFIIVFSISGGLFLFTFKTTDFSTLGFILLLTASFASGFRWTLSQFVMQKADMGMKSPVDMMYFSQPWMFITIFPISLFLEGHDFWNWWIHNENIECYKMIMHMLIGSCLAFGTEVSEYFAVYKTSSITLSVVGIIKEICILILAVEWNGDKLTTMKYLGLAMCMIGVIGHVWQKFSRSIENQYGIIDNEDNKHLTLPDSDSDDSDDSNSSTEVLFDILNRRRS; the protein is encoded by the exons atgAGAATTCCTATTGTACAATTATCTTGGGACAGTAAAGTTTCAAAAATTGCACCAATTGGAATTTCAAGTGGTATAGATGTTGGATTTTCAAATTGGGGCCTAGAACTTGTTAATGTttcatt atACACTATGACAAAGTCAACAGCtatcatttttgtattagttaatgctttgattttacGTCTAGAGAAAGCA tcAGTAGTACttttcattattgtattttcaatttctggaggattatttttgttcacaTTCAAAACCACAGATTTTAGTACAttaggatttattttattactgacTGCATCATTTGCCAG TGGTTTTCGATGGACATTATCACAATTTGTTATGCAGAAAGCAGATATGGGCATGAAAAGTCCTGTTGATATGATGTATTTTAGTCAACCCTGGatgtttattacaatatttccaatttcattgtttttagaag GAcatgatttttggaattggTGGATTCATAATGAAAACATTGAATgctataaaatgattatgcaTATGTTAATTGGATCATGCCTCGCTTTTGGAACTGAAGTATCAGAATATTTTGCTGTGTATAAAACATCAAGCATTACATTAAGTGTAGTTGGTATTATTAAG gaaatttgtattttgatattgGCTGTGGAATGGAATGGTGACAAATTGACTACCATGAAGTACTTAGGTTTAGCAATGTGCATGATAGGTGTCATTGGACACGTATGGCAAAAGTTTTCCAGAtcaattgaaaatcaatatgGTATTATTGACAATGaagataataaacatttaacgtTACCAGATAGTGATTCTGATGATTCAGATGATTCTAATAGTTCGACTGAAGTgctttttgatatattaaaccGGAGAcgttcttaa
- the LOC113552150 gene encoding solute carrier family 35 member C2 isoform X2 — protein MNKLKICIKFKHFMTMPFRFKTIFNSSLLILPYFMFSIAITFYQRSFLQIFHFPLLVVSCHLVLKFLASIIFRYLYHTIMRIPIVQLSWDSKVSKIAPIGISSGIDVGFSNWGLELVNVSLYTMTKSTAIIFVLVNALILRLEKASVVLFIIVFSISGGLFLFTFKTTDFSTLGFILLLTASFASGFRWTLSQFVMQKADMGMKSPVDMMYFSQPWMFITIFPISLFLEGHDFWNWWIHNENIECYKMIMHMLIGSCLAFGTEVSEYFAVYKTSSITLSVVGIIKEICILILAVEWNGDKLTTMKYLGLAMCMIGVIGHVWQKFSRSIENQYGIIDNEDNKHLTLPDSDSDDSDDSNSSTEVLFDILNRRRS, from the exons atgaataaattaaaaatttgtattaaatttaaacattttatgaccATGCCGTTtcgttttaaaactatatttaattctaGCCTTTTAATACTACCGTATTTTATGTTCTCAATTGCAATTACATTTTACCAAAGATCGTTTTTACAA attttccATTTTCCCCTGCTTGTTGTTTCATGTcacttggttttaaaatttcttgcttcaataatttttcggtacttatatcatacaattatgAGAATTCCTATTGTACAATTATCTTGGGACAGTAAAGTTTCAAAAATTGCACCAATTGGAATTTCAAGTGGTATAGATGTTGGATTTTCAAATTGGGGCCTAGAACTTGTTAATGTttcatt atACACTATGACAAAGTCAACAGCtatcatttttgtattagttaatgctttgattttacGTCTAGAGAAAGCA tcAGTAGTACttttcattattgtattttcaatttctggaggattatttttgttcacaTTCAAAACCACAGATTTTAGTACAttaggatttattttattactgacTGCATCATTTGCCAG TGGTTTTCGATGGACATTATCACAATTTGTTATGCAGAAAGCAGATATGGGCATGAAAAGTCCTGTTGATATGATGTATTTTAGTCAACCCTGGatgtttattacaatatttccaatttcattgtttttagaag GAcatgatttttggaattggTGGATTCATAATGAAAACATTGAATgctataaaatgattatgcaTATGTTAATTGGATCATGCCTCGCTTTTGGAACTGAAGTATCAGAATATTTTGCTGTGTATAAAACATCAAGCATTACATTAAGTGTAGTTGGTATTATTAAG gaaatttgtattttgatattgGCTGTGGAATGGAATGGTGACAAATTGACTACCATGAAGTACTTAGGTTTAGCAATGTGCATGATAGGTGTCATTGGACACGTATGGCAAAAGTTTTCCAGAtcaattgaaaatcaatatgGTATTATTGACAATGaagataataaacatttaacgtTACCAGATAGTGATTCTGATGATTCAGATGATTCTAATAGTTCGACTGAAGTgctttttgatatattaaaccGGAGAcgttcttaa
- the LOC113552150 gene encoding uncharacterized protein LOC113552150 isoform X1, which produces MSTENCNKFECDECMKTFSKKNNLNDHILAKHSNNSKKYVCSICKKSFAYKQSFNRHMNVHKVATSVYSCSECGYSSQLKFMLTRHIKSVHLNKNDSLFKISCVFCNHRCSKSNLSAHYVLCHPTEIVSEQLKFDSLDEFYAWKYEVEEQDISRFVKARTTYVGISGSKHLFFKCHRDGKYKPKGNNIRKLKALGTNKIGSYCPARMDVMVEGNEVSVLYIKTHIGHDLEPKRLTLAKNEKDFLAEQLTMPNTNYNDILNVVKTLNSTSRLHHLTRKDLVTINSSIKEAAKRNNTMIKNNDKLVDTVEINNVFDGDLVELFNDQNNKKSPLVLNSENDCMGSEKQDVVDVNNTLLTSDHLDLKNSYTNKIQPLYELNVEQQIIESNEQIPILEFNHEILEDNQVIDYQQQLTNIENERISIMEKMKLIVNQITCNDEFAIVHQGLMNIMSTIDERRNAIDQAVVNGDLDNIMIFDESILQKQCQ; this is translated from the exons ATGTCCACcgaaaactgcaataaatttgaatgtgaTGAGTGTATGaagacattttcaaaaaaaaataatttgaatgatcATATTTTAGCAAAACACTCAAACaactcaaaaaaatatgtttgctcAATTTGTAAGAAATCATTTGCTTACAAACAGTCATTCAACAGGCATATGAATGTTCATAAAGTAGCAACTTCTGTTTACTCGTGTTCTGAATGTGGCTATAGTTCTCAGTTAAAATTCATGCTAACACGGCACATTAAAAGTGTCCAtctgaataaaaatgatagtctttttaaaatatcttgtgTGTTTTGCAATCACCGTTGCTCCAAAAGTAATTTATCTGCACATTATGTACTCTGCCATCCAACAGAAATTGTTAgtgaacaattaaaatttgatagttTAGATGAATTTTATGCGTGGAAGTATGAAGTTGAAGAGCAAGATATTAGTAG gtTTGTAAAAGCTCGCACGACCTATGTTGGTATATCTGGTTCaaaacacttattttttaaatgccatCGTGATGGAAAGTATAAGCCTAAAGGCAATaacattagaaaattaaaggCATTAGGTACCAATAAGATTGGTTCATATTGTCCAGCTAGAATGGATGTAATGGTTGAAGGCAATGAAGTTAGTGTACTGTATATTAAAACACACATTGGCCATGATTTAGAACCAAAACGTTTGACTCTAgccaaaaatgaaaaagattTCCTAGCTGAACAATTAACAATGCCTAATACCAattacaatgatattctaAATGTTGTTAAAACCTTAAATTCAACAAGTCGTTTGCATCATTTAACTAGAAAAGATTTAGTTACAATTAATAGTTCTATAAAAGAGGCggcaaaaagaaataataccatgattaaaaacaatgataaacTAGTTGATACAGTAGAAATTAACAATGTTTTTGATGGTGATCTGGTAGAGTTATTTAATGATCAGAATAACAAAAAGTCACCACTAGTATTAAATTCAGAGAATGATTGTATGGGATCTGAGAAACAAGATGTTGTTGATGTAAATAACACACTATTGACTTCAGATCATTTAgacttaaaaaatagttatacaaataaaattcaacCTTTATACGAATTAAATGTTGAACAGCAAATAATTGAGTCAAATGAACAAATACCAATTTTAGAGTTTAATCATGAA atattagaaGATAATCAAGTTATAGATTACCAACAACAActaacaaatattgaaaatgagaGAATTAGTATAATGGAAAAAATGAAGTTAATAGTCAATCAAATTACTTGTAATGATGAATTTGCCATAGTTCATCAAGGGCTAATGAATATAATGAGCACAATTGATGAACGAAGGAATGCAATTGATCAAGCTGTAGTCAACGGGGATttagacaatattatgatatttgatgaaagtattttacaaaaacaatgcCAGTAG